One window from the genome of Candidatus Methylomirabilota bacterium encodes:
- the argB gene encoding acetylglutamate kinase, with protein sequence MTEPRIDSSAAKAQILIEALPYIRAFFGKTVVVKYGGAAMVEEKLKMEVAQDVVLMRYVGMRPVIVHGGGPQIGDAMAKAGLTSTFIDGLRVTDPETMRIVETVMVGSINQEIVGLINRSGGAAVGLSGKDGNFIRARKAKPRKGKEGDTELVDLGLVGDIVAVNPKVVRSLEEEGFIPVIAPTGVDMDGITYNINADLAAGEIAAALAAEKLILLTDTDGILDREGRLYSSLGRDEVEKLVEEQVISKGMIPKVKACLRALEAEVHKTHIINGTIPHALLLELFTAEGVGTEVYA encoded by the coding sequence GTGACAGAACCGCGAATCGATTCGTCAGCGGCCAAGGCCCAGATCCTCATCGAGGCCCTCCCCTATATTCGGGCCTTCTTCGGAAAGACTGTCGTGGTCAAGTATGGCGGGGCCGCGATGGTTGAAGAAAAACTGAAGATGGAGGTGGCGCAGGACGTCGTCCTGATGCGGTACGTCGGGATGCGTCCGGTGATCGTCCACGGCGGCGGTCCCCAGATCGGCGATGCCATGGCCAAGGCCGGACTGACCTCCACCTTTATCGACGGACTCCGGGTGACCGATCCCGAGACCATGCGCATCGTGGAGACCGTCATGGTGGGAAGCATCAACCAGGAGATCGTCGGTCTCATCAATCGCAGCGGTGGGGCGGCGGTGGGACTGTCCGGGAAAGATGGGAATTTTATTAGGGCCCGCAAGGCCAAACCGAGGAAGGGTAAAGAGGGAGATACTGAGCTCGTAGACTTGGGACTCGTGGGAGACATTGTTGCCGTGAACCCGAAGGTAGTCCGGTCCCTCGAAGAGGAGGGCTTTATCCCGGTGATCGCCCCGACCGGTGTGGATATGGACGGGATCACGTACAACATTAACGCCGATTTGGCCGCAGGAGAGATCGCGGCGGCCCTTGCGGCAGAGAAACTGATCCTGCTTACCGACACTGATGGAATCTTGGACCGGGAGGGACGGCTGTACTCCAGCCTCGGTCGGGATGAAGTCGAAAAGCTCGTGGAGGAACAGGTGATCTCGAAAGGGATGATCCCCAAGGTGAAGGCGTGCCTTCGGGCCTTGGAAGCTGAAGTCCACAAGACCCATATCATCAATGGGACGATCCCCCACGCCCTGCTTTTGGAGCTCTTCACCGCTGAGGGGGTTGGGACCGAAGTCTACGCGTAG
- a CDS encoding acetylornithine transaminase, translated as MTRAEGLIARAGRCLADTYARFPVVLDRGEGCRVWDVAGKEYLDFVAGIAVCALGHCHPAVVRAVQTQAAKLLHVSNLYHIEPQIRLAELLCEHSFADRVFFCNSGAEANEAAIKLARKYAKEQGNSERIEIITMEGGFHGRTVAALTATAQAKYHKGFEPLLPGFQYVPFDDLGAAERAVGGHTAAILVEPIQGEGGIRVPSEGYLQGLRKLCDGAGALLVFDEVQTGIGRTGRLFAYEHWGVEPDIMVLAKALGGGLPIGAMLAKEEVAASFTPGTHAATFGGNPLVTTAALATLTTILEENLAQRAAQMGGRLMYQLRSIQDAHHGVKAIRGEGLLVGMELDREVRPVLARCLDAGLLLSSAGEKVIRFAPPLTVSEKEVQRAVDILDTALSEVTG; from the coding sequence ATGACTAGAGCAGAGGGATTAATCGCCAGAGCGGGCCGGTGCTTGGCCGATACCTATGCCAGATTCCCGGTCGTCCTCGATAGAGGAGAGGGCTGCCGTGTCTGGGATGTGGCCGGGAAGGAGTATCTCGACTTTGTGGCCGGGATTGCCGTCTGCGCCCTTGGTCACTGCCATCCGGCCGTTGTTCGGGCCGTCCAGACCCAGGCGGCAAAGCTCCTCCATGTTAGCAACCTTTATCACATCGAGCCACAGATCCGACTAGCCGAGCTCTTGTGTGAGCACTCCTTTGCCGATCGGGTCTTCTTTTGCAATAGCGGCGCCGAGGCCAACGAGGCGGCCATTAAGCTGGCCCGGAAGTACGCCAAGGAGCAGGGGAACAGCGAGCGGATCGAGATCATCACGATGGAGGGGGGGTTTCACGGGCGAACGGTCGCCGCCCTGACTGCGACGGCTCAGGCCAAATATCACAAGGGATTCGAGCCCCTCCTCCCAGGCTTCCAATACGTCCCCTTCGACGATCTGGGGGCGGCTGAGCGGGCCGTAGGCGGTCACACGGCAGCTATTCTGGTGGAGCCGATCCAGGGAGAAGGAGGGATCCGTGTTCCCTCGGAAGGCTATCTTCAGGGGCTGCGGAAGCTGTGCGATGGCGCGGGGGCCCTCCTCGTCTTTGACGAGGTCCAGACCGGGATTGGCCGGACCGGTCGGCTCTTTGCCTATGAACACTGGGGGGTTGAACCAGACATCATGGTATTAGCAAAGGCACTTGGCGGGGGACTCCCCATCGGAGCTATGTTGGCCAAGGAAGAGGTCGCGGCCAGTTTTACTCCCGGGACGCATGCTGCAACCTTCGGGGGTAATCCGTTGGTTACGACTGCTGCTCTGGCAACCCTGACTACGATCCTGGAGGAGAACCTGGCCCAGCGGGCAGCCCAGATGGGCGGGCGACTCATGTATCAGCTTCGGTCCATCCAGGATGCCCATCACGGAGTGAAGGCGATCCGAGGAGAGGGGTTGCTCGTCGGGATGGAACTCGATCGGGAGGTCAGACCCGTGCTGGCAAGATGTCTTGATGCGGGGCTCCTGTTGAGCAGTGCGGGGGAGAAAGTGATCCGCTTCGCCCCCCCTCTTACCGTCAGTGAGAAAGAGGTTCAACGAGCAGTGGATATTTTGGATACGGCCCTTTCGGAGGTGACAGGGTGA